The window AAAACGAACACACAAAgtgatttgattatttattagaCAAAGAGGAAGAGCACATCTCATTGATGTGTGAAGATGTGCCAATGCCATTCAAGAAGATGCAGCAACTATAGGCATCTGAGTAACCCAATCAAACTTGTCGCGACTGTGTTTGCCGCGAGAAGCTTGCTTCTTGTTGTCCTTGCCACTACGAGAGGAACTAGAGCTGTCTTTGCCCTTCTGTCCTTTCTTCCCGTTCTTCCTGTGGCTGTCTTTGCTCTTCGATTTCTGCTGCTGTTGCTTCTTGTTTCTCGTGTGGGAAGCTATAGAAGGAGGAGGATCATACACGTCATCCGCCCATGAAACACTCGTCTTCCTCAGTGTCAAGCCATGCTTCTCCCGGCTACCTTTTATAGCAGGGATGAGAACAACAACCGGTGCCTGTTGAAAATGACAAAGCTCAATCCCAAGGACACTTAAGACTCTTATTGAAGTATAAACAATGACTTACAGTAGTAAGGTTCTCATCCTTGTCTTCATCATCTGAACACTTGAGAGGTAAAGAACCTAAAGAAGATTTGGTATCTGATTCTCCATTCACAGTTTGGTTTATATAACCAGTCTCATCTCCATCAGGTTCCAGAGAATCTTCAGATCCATCAGAGCATTGGGTGGGACTGGAAGAAGGCAAGATCTCAAAGTCTGAATCTTTACCAGAAACAGAGCTCATATCCAACTGCCACAAAACAAGCTCAAAGTTATCACctttgagataaaaaaaaaagctacaaAATGTTCATACCTTCGTGGGTTCAAGTAAAGTTTGTGTCTTTCGATGAGAAGAGAgcagaagaaggagaaggagaaggagaaggagagatGTTAACTAAGGTTACCACGCCAATCAGACTTTTGAAGAGGTTTAAGACGATGCGAAGACAAACCGGAATGATAAGGAGTCAGAGAAGGAACCAAAAGGAGAAGCTTAGAGGGCAGCGAAGGCATTATATCTTATGCTCTTCGTAACCCTTTTAACCCAACGGAAAAGCCCT is drawn from Brassica rapa cultivar Chiifu-401-42 chromosome A05, CAAS_Brap_v3.01, whole genome shotgun sequence and contains these coding sequences:
- the LOC103867191 gene encoding uncharacterized protein LOC103867191; its protein translation is MSSVSGKDSDFEILPSSSPTQCSDGSEDSLEPDGDETGYINQTVNGESDTKSSLGSLPLKCSDDEDKDENLTTAPVVVLIPAIKGSREKHGLTLRKTSVSWADDVYDPPPSIASHTRNKKQQQQKSKSKDSHRKNGKKGQKGKDSSSSSRSGKDNKKQASRGKHSRDKFDWVTQMPIVAASS